The window AGAACATTTCATTTGCACATCCTGGAGAGGCTGGGATATATAGTACATGGTACATTCACATCACACGAGATCAATGGTTAATAATTGGTTTCAAAGCAAACTATAATCATGGGGGTATAATAGCTAACAATGCACAGTGAGAAAATGATCAACTAACCTCTTTTATGGGGTGTCCAGGCAAAGGCATTACAAATTCAGCAGGATATGGGTAGTTAACCATTGCCAAATAGCTATATGCTGAGTCTAACCAGTCTGAAAGATCATCgatcttctttaattctctGAAAAATGGTTTTGATCAGCGGAAACCCAGTGGCAGTTAAGAAGAATTCAAGTATAAACAAGACCATCTCCACTCTCCACTAAAAAACATATGTTCCTTACCGACATAAGCGGAAAGTTTTTGTCAGCTGGACAAGGCCATTATCCTTCTGTCCCTCAGTTACTAGTGCATCCCATGACGCTTTTATGGTGTTAAAGCAGCTACTACTTTCGCGCTACGGGATATAAGATGGAGGTAATATTCCGTCAATATAATAGCACAACACAAAAGCACAAGGCAAAACAAACATACAAGATGCACAATTGCACAAGTTACCCTGAAATCATTAGAAACAATGTTGTAAAACGTTTCTGTTGGCACAATATCTTCGAATTGAAGAATCGGCGCGGAAGAAGCAAGTGCACCAATTGCAATGTGAGGATACTTAAGCCTCATCCAAGCTGCTAACACTGTTTTCAACATCATTAAAAAGCAAAGCATCAAACATTTTCATGGTTTCATCAAATCTAAAACAGGGCATTACTAATTCACATACTTCCTCCATACGATCCACCAAAGAGCACCACCGGGCAACCTTCTGCCGATAAATTTCGCTTGAGCTCCGTGATTAGTACAGCGAAATCGGCCAGGGTTTGCCCGGCGGTAAGGAACGACAGTGTACTAGCATTCTTATACGCCTCTTCCTCACTCCCGTACGGCATAGACTCTCCATAGTACCGGTGCTGCCAACCAATtccaaaaaaccaaattaacttTCCTTCCCTtgacccttctttttttttttttttttttttttttgtaattttctagGGAACCAAACAGAAACTTACTTCGGGAAAGAGAACCATGGCCCCGAAGCGAGGGGCAAGCTCCCAGACGAAGCCCGTGTTTTCGGCGAACCACTCGATGCCGCCTTCGTTGCCGCAGTAGAAGAAGATGGGGCCAAGCTGCTGTGCGCCCACCCAGTGCTCGGTGTTGATCAGGTACCGCTGCTGGAACTTCGGCGTGTCCGTGAAGCTGAAGTGGTCAAGCCGCTGAGAGAAATATCGGGTTTCGTATCGGATTTTCGGTTGCTGTTGTTGCCGGTGCGGCGGTCGAGGTTTTGGCGTAGTAGTTGAGAATTTGCCCAGGAAGCGTGGGGCCCATTTGGAGGAGGAGGGGGCGTTGGACGGTTGCGATGCAAGGGAGGGCGGGAATGAAGTGATGACGACGGCGATGATGACGACGACGATGATCGGGAGAGGAAGTTTGGGGTTTGGCATGTTTTGCTGTTTGAGGGAGTGAACTGGTTTTTTCCAGGAGGCGTTTTCGTTTTTGGAAGGTGAGCTGGGGGGTTCGCTTCAGGACCTCTAGGTGGGTGAGATATTTAGTGagatatttttcaatgtgataaTAACACAGCCTGCTTTACTAATTGTCAGAAGACAACTGTTATATTAT of the Pyrus communis chromosome 1, drPyrComm1.1, whole genome shotgun sequence genome contains:
- the LOC137743060 gene encoding uncharacterized protein isoform X1, with product MPNPKLPLPIIVVVIIAVVITSFPPSLASQPSNAPSSSKWAPRFLGKFSTTTPKPRPPHRQQQQPKIRYETRYFSQRLDHFSFTDTPKFQQRYLINTEHWVGAQQLGPIFFYCGNEGGIEWFAENTGFVWELAPRFGAMVLFPEHRYYGESMPYGSEEEAYKNASTLSFLTAGQTLADFAVLITELKRNLSAEGCPVVLFGGSYGGMLAAWMRLKYPHIAIGALASSAPILQFEDIVPTETFYNIVSNDFRRESSSCFNTIKASWDALVTEGQKDNGLVQLTKTFRLCRELKKIDDLSDWLDSAYSYLAMVNYPYPAEFVMPLPGHPIKEVCRKIDDCPDGTSTLERVFEGVSIFYNYTGQAECFELEDTSDVGTDGWNWQACTEMVMPMSSSRDASMFPTYDFNISSFEDECLKNYNVKPRPTWITTEYGGHDIEATLKAFGSNIIFSNGLLDPWSGGSVLQNVSETIVALVAEEGAHHLDLRFSTKDDPKWLIEQRETEIKLIEGWIEKFYQERKAGFCM
- the LOC137743060 gene encoding uncharacterized protein isoform X2: MPNPKLPLPIIVVVIIAVVITSFPPSLASQPSNAPSSSKWAPRFLGKFSTTTPKPRPPHRQQQQPKIRYETRYFSQRLDHFSFTDTPKFQQRYLINTEHWVGAQQLGPIFFYCGNEGGIEWFAENTGFVWELAPRFGAMVLFPEHRYYGESMPYGSEEEAYKNASTLSFLTAGQTLADFAVLITELKRNLSAEGCPVVLFGGSYGGMLAAWMRLKYPHIAIGALASSAPILQFEDIVPTETFYNIVSNDFRRESSSCFNTIKASWDALVTEGQKDNGLVQLTKTFRLCRELKKIDDLSDWLDSAYSYLAMVNYPYPAEFVMPLPGHPIKEVCRKIDDCPDGTSTLERVFEGVSIFYNYTGQAECFELEDTSDVGTDGWNWQACTEMVMPMSSSRDASMFPTYDFNISSFEDECLKNYNVKPRPTWITTEYGGHATLKAFGSNIIFSNGLLDPWSGGSVLQNVSETIVALVAEEGAHHLDLRFSTKDDPKWLIEQRETEIKLIEGWIEKFYQERKAGFCM